Proteins co-encoded in one Deltaproteobacteria bacterium genomic window:
- a CDS encoding FIST C-terminal domain-containing protein, with translation MRYRSASSISTDAYLAGLEIGESLKEISPETVIFFASISYERNFAELFDGMRDGLGSEDAVLFGGTGDGFYETSQTANYGASALGIHSGGKIRWSAASAVGVEEDSFLAARSCALAAAAGTGSPPTFAFVLADGTKADGSGIVAGVESVIGAPFFGGLTGDDRKFKRSRVLLNGAELENAVAILAASGEIPFAVNAASGWTPIGAPGNIEDGESGTIRRINGMTAQAFMKEQLGKPLGEADLGIVPLAAYRQADDEYFFLRTPSHLDRESGAIATFGSIEAGTAVRVCTATRPDVLDGVLRAAEGVEARGFTPAAALVVSCAGRKWLLSDSGKEEVDLVLSAFGGKIPMAGFPSFGEISPFRKPGGAYTQTFFHNVTFVVCLLGE, from the coding sequence ATGCGCTACCGATCGGCAAGCAGCATCAGCACCGATGCCTACCTGGCGGGGCTCGAAATCGGTGAATCCCTCAAGGAAATATCCCCTGAGACCGTAATTTTTTTCGCCTCCATCAGCTACGAGAGGAATTTCGCGGAGCTGTTCGATGGAATGCGGGACGGCCTCGGCTCCGAGGATGCCGTCCTCTTCGGCGGAACGGGGGACGGATTCTACGAGACCTCGCAAACCGCGAATTACGGCGCATCCGCGCTGGGCATCCACAGCGGGGGGAAAATCAGATGGTCGGCCGCCTCGGCGGTCGGGGTCGAGGAGGATTCCTTCCTTGCCGCCAGGTCGTGCGCACTCGCCGCGGCAGCCGGGACAGGGAGTCCGCCCACCTTCGCATTCGTCCTTGCGGACGGCACGAAGGCCGACGGCAGCGGGATCGTCGCAGGCGTCGAGAGCGTGATCGGAGCCCCTTTCTTCGGCGGGCTGACGGGAGACGACCGCAAGTTCAAGCGAAGCCGGGTTCTGCTCAACGGAGCCGAACTCGAAAACGCCGTGGCCATACTGGCTGCATCCGGGGAAATCCCGTTCGCCGTGAACGCGGCGAGCGGCTGGACGCCGATCGGCGCGCCGGGAAACATAGAAGACGGCGAGAGCGGCACGATCCGCCGCATAAACGGGATGACCGCCCAGGCTTTCATGAAGGAGCAGCTCGGAAAACCGCTGGGCGAAGCCGACCTCGGAATCGTCCCGCTGGCCGCTTACAGGCAGGCCGACGACGAATATTTTTTCTTGAGAACGCCATCGCATCTCGATCGGGAATCCGGCGCCATCGCCACGTTCGGCAGCATCGAGGCCGGTACCGCCGTCCGGGTCTGCACGGCGACCCGCCCGGATGTTCTCGACGGGGTCCTGCGGGCCGCGGAAGGCGTGGAGGCGCGGGGGTTCACTCCCGCCGCCGCGCTGGTCGTAAGCTGCGCGGGGCGAAAGTGGCTGCTGAGCGATTCGGGAAAGGAAGAAGTCGACCTTGTCCTTTCGGCCTTCGGGGGCAAGATCCCGATGGCCGGTTTTCCCTCGTTCGGGGAAATCAGCCCGTTCCGGAAGCCGGGAGGTGCGTACACGCAAACGTTTTTCCACAACGTCACGTTCGTGGTCTGCCTCCTCGGAGAGTGA
- a CDS encoding PAS domain S-box protein translates to MTNKFEAMPDFFSSILDNIVEQIKVVDPRDWKILYANRSYLNVFGETLESASGKSCYGTTHNKTEPCHMAGEECPAKIAFETGKPASVVHAHENQDGMTEYVRLNAYPGRDPDGAVAYVIVVSSDITEQMHLHEELQRKSELFEMILFTSPDGIIGNDKKGNIFLFNAGAESIFGYSRDEVIGKIHVSQVYPPGIAAEVKRAVYSEHYGGRGQLHDFETEVIHKDGRRIPIRLAANLLYDNGNEIGTIGFFHDISVKKALRELLLESEESYRGIFESAKDAILTVGEDRTITKANRAAEDMLGYGTGELAGKSIIDVLPAEYMERWDCIRALTPGNAAGSGPNHSELTATKKNGEKIPVHVSLSENRTRTKNIVTIIFRDISERIAFEEELRILSITDALTKLYNRRHFHSLAEKEILRANRTGVPFSILLLDLDRFKGYNDAYGHHEGDKLLVAFADLIRDSFRSMDAGFRFGGEEFVILLPDTDSIGAMIAAERFRIRLSEKSFTPGPSGMPVTVTASIGISEYRKGYSLDKLVCYADLAMYAAKNGGRNRSVSYEQLIAQTMKPFPPE, encoded by the coding sequence ATGACGAATAAATTCGAAGCGATGCCCGATTTCTTCTCTTCCATCCTCGATAACATCGTCGAGCAGATCAAGGTCGTGGATCCGCGCGATTGGAAGATTCTTTATGCGAATCGTTCCTACTTGAATGTTTTCGGTGAAACCCTCGAATCGGCATCGGGGAAAAGCTGCTACGGAACGACGCATAACAAGACGGAACCTTGTCATATGGCCGGGGAGGAATGTCCCGCGAAAATCGCGTTCGAAACCGGCAAACCAGCGTCGGTCGTCCATGCGCATGAAAACCAGGACGGGATGACGGAATATGTCCGGCTGAATGCCTACCCCGGCCGTGATCCGGACGGAGCAGTGGCTTATGTGATCGTCGTCTCTTCAGACATCACAGAGCAGATGCATCTGCACGAAGAACTCCAGAGAAAATCGGAGCTCTTCGAAATGATCCTGTTCACCAGCCCGGACGGCATCATCGGGAACGATAAAAAAGGGAATATCTTCCTGTTCAACGCGGGGGCGGAAAGCATATTCGGGTACTCCCGCGACGAGGTCATCGGCAAAATTCACGTTTCGCAAGTGTATCCTCCGGGGATTGCGGCGGAGGTCAAGCGTGCAGTCTATTCGGAGCATTACGGAGGCAGGGGGCAACTCCACGACTTCGAAACCGAGGTGATCCACAAGGACGGAAGGAGAATTCCCATCCGGCTTGCCGCCAACCTTCTGTACGACAACGGCAACGAGATCGGGACGATCGGGTTCTTCCACGACATATCGGTGAAGAAGGCGCTCCGGGAACTTCTGCTTGAATCCGAAGAAAGCTACCGTGGAATTTTCGAATCCGCAAAGGACGCGATACTTACTGTCGGGGAAGACCGGACAATCACGAAGGCAAACCGCGCCGCCGAGGACATGCTGGGATACGGGACGGGAGAACTTGCGGGAAAGAGCATAATCGACGTGCTGCCCGCCGAGTACATGGAACGCTGGGATTGCATCCGCGCCCTTACCCCCGGGAACGCGGCGGGATCGGGGCCGAATCACTCGGAATTGACGGCCACGAAGAAAAACGGGGAAAAGATCCCGGTTCACGTATCGCTGTCGGAAAACAGGACCCGAACGAAAAACATCGTCACGATCATCTTCCGGGACATATCCGAACGAATCGCCTTCGAAGAGGAGCTGCGGATCCTCTCGATAACCGACGCGCTGACGAAACTCTACAACCGGCGGCACTTCCACTCCCTCGCGGAAAAAGAAATTCTTCGGGCGAACCGGACGGGTGTTCCGTTCTCCATACTCCTGCTCGACCTGGACAGGTTCAAGGGTTACAACGACGCATACGGACACCACGAGGGGGACAAGCTGCTCGTCGCTTTCGCGGACCTGATCCGGGATTCTTTCCGGTCTATGGATGCAGGCTTCCGGTTCGGCGGCGAGGAATTCGTGATCCTCCTGCCGGACACCGATTCCATCGGCGCGATGATCGCGGCGGAACGGTTCCGCATCCGCCTTTCCGAAAAATCATTCACGCCGGGACCGTCGGGAATGCCCGTCACGGTGACGGCATCGATCGGCATCTCCGAATACCGGAAGGGCTATAGCCTCGACAAGCTGGTATGCTACGCGGACCTTGCCATGTACGCCGCGAAGAACGGCGGGAGGAACCGCAGCGTCAGCTACGAACAGCTGATCGCCCAAACCATGAAACCGTTCCCTCCAGAGTGA
- a CDS encoding lysophospholipid acyltransferase family protein translates to MMKLRYHIEYGLFKAIYGLVRLLPFSFLDVFFRVLADLFHALGLRRHVVSTNLRVALGGTATDREVRTATRSCYREHGRLIAEILGEERIVGNPGEYAGIVGLEHLRAGVEKGKGVIIFTGHLGNYVLGGYLIARAGYPLAYVSKPVFNPAMRVELEKIYTRYGNSIIPIRSMQNDSSGGMKIFRHLKGGGIVVVLNDQDAGPDGYRSVFFGRETSIPAGPSRFAVRTGAVALTAFTTRVDGKPFVEIQPPIDLSGAKTQEEAGRAVLDEYSRRLEAKVREAPELYFWFHRKWKSNPEVRAMYDGVRR, encoded by the coding sequence ATGATGAAACTCCGCTACCACATCGAATACGGACTCTTCAAGGCCATCTACGGACTGGTACGCCTGTTGCCGTTTTCCTTTCTGGACGTTTTTTTCCGGGTACTTGCGGACCTTTTCCATGCTCTCGGGCTCCGGAGGCACGTCGTTTCGACGAACCTGCGCGTTGCGCTCGGAGGAACGGCGACGGACCGGGAAGTGAGGACCGCGACGCGCAGCTGCTATCGGGAGCACGGGCGTTTGATCGCCGAGATCCTGGGGGAGGAGAGAATCGTCGGGAATCCGGGAGAATACGCCGGGATCGTCGGACTCGAACATCTTCGGGCGGGAGTGGAAAAGGGGAAGGGCGTCATAATATTCACCGGCCACCTCGGGAACTACGTTCTCGGCGGATACCTGATCGCGCGGGCGGGGTATCCGCTTGCATATGTCTCCAAGCCCGTTTTCAACCCCGCCATGCGGGTCGAACTGGAGAAGATCTATACCCGGTACGGCAACTCCATCATCCCTATCCGCAGCATGCAGAACGACTCCTCGGGAGGAATGAAAATCTTCCGTCACCTGAAGGGCGGGGGGATCGTTGTCGTTCTGAACGACCAGGATGCCGGCCCCGACGGGTACAGGTCGGTGTTTTTCGGGCGGGAGACCTCCATCCCCGCCGGCCCGTCGCGCTTCGCCGTCCGGACGGGAGCCGTCGCGCTCACCGCGTTCACGACCCGGGTCGACGGCAAACCCTTCGTCGAAATCCAGCCGCCGATCGATCTATCGGGCGCGAAAACACAGGAAGAAGCCGGGCGCGCAGTGCTCGACGAATATTCCCGCCGTCTCGAGGCCAAGGTGCGGGAAGCCCCCGAGCTGTACTTCTGGTTCCACAGGAAATGGAAGTCCAATCCCGAAGTGCGGGCGATGTACGACGGGGTCCGCCGGTAG